Genomic window (Lutra lutra chromosome 17, mLutLut1.2, whole genome shotgun sequence):
AGGTAGGCAAGCTGACCCTCAAGACCACAGAGATGGAGACCATCTACGACCTGGGCACCAAGATGATTGAGTCCTTGACCAAAGACAAGGTCCAGGCTGGGTGAGTGGCAGGGGGCCACACTGGGTGGCCAGGGTGGGCGATCTTGGGCCCTTTTTTGTCCTcactcctgccctccttcccccattCCTCCACAGGGATGTGATCACCATTGACAAGGCCACGGGCAAGATCTCCAAGCTGGGCCGCTCCTTCACACGCGCTCGTGACTATGACGCTATGGGCTCCCAggtgggccagggctctgggggtCCCCTTGCTCCAGACACCAGGATGTTTGTGTCTCCACCAACACCTCCATGGCCCAGAGGGTCTGGATCCTCCAGTCACCCCAGCCCTGTGGCCCTGGCACTCCTGGTTTTTCCCTGTAACCTCTAGGACAGCCAAGACCTTTCATCTTGGCCCTTGCTCGTGGTTTCCAAGGTCCTCCGGGAACTCCCCATCCTTCAGTGCTCTTGAATCCCCTAATGGTGACTCCTCTTGGAGCTGGGGTTTCCGGATTCTCAGCTCCATTCCAAGGAGTCCGGAGTCCAAACTCCCCCTGCGCAGGCCCCTCTGAGCCCCCTTTCATGCTCTTCTCTGCCGatgtctctccctccccttccccggACCCCATAGACCAAGTTCGTGCAGTGTCCAGACGGGGAGCTCCAGAAACGCAAGGAGGTGGTCCACACCGTGTCCCTGCATGAAATTGACGTCATCAACTCCCGCACCCAGGGCTTCCTGGCTCTCTTCTCAGGTGGGGTGCCTTGGACTGGCCCTACTCCGtgcaccccccttccccaccctccagcGTATCCCCCTGGTTTGTCCGTCCCACCCTGTTGCCATCTGTCCCTCTCTTCGGGCGGTCCAGCGGGAGCTTGCGTATCCTGCCCTTTCTTCTTTGTGGGTTCTCTGTCTCCggtcctcctcctctctgggacGTTTGGAACTCCCACCCCTTCTGTCCCTTTGCCACTCCAGTTTTGGtctgtcttccctctgtccctggtgTCCCGTCCTTCTCTGTCTTCATCCACCCTCCGGGTCTgggtctctgtctcctctctgaccctccccgcaCTACCCCTGCCTCCCTAGGCGACACAGGGGAGATCAAGTCAGAAGTCCGAGAACAGATCAATGCCAAGGTAGCTGAGTGGCGTGAGGAGGGCAAGGCAGAGATCATCCCCGGGGTGAGTATCGGGGCCCGGCCAGGGCAGGCGGCTTGCGGTGATGGGAAATGGGAGGAGAGAGGCTTGGGTGGTGGATTTGACATACCCCCCAACGGCTCCCAGGTGCTGTTTATCGACGAGGTCCACATGCTGGACATTGAAAGCTTCTCCTTTCTCAATCGGGCCCTGGAGAGTGACATGGCGCCAGTCCTCATCATGGCCACCAACCGCGGCATCACCCGGTGAGCCAGCTGCTGGCCCCCTCAAAGGCCTCTGGGAGAAGGGGGTGCTCCAAGCAGTGGGTATAGGCCCAGGGTAAGCAGAGCACGTTTGCTGAGCTTGGAACGAGGCCCCACAAGTACCGGGTCCCAGATGGAAAGATGTGCTTCCCTCAGACAAGGGCAGCAGGTACTCTGCTCTGCTCCACAAAGAAGCTGAGGGACcacattctttctgtctttgttccTGTAGCCCTTGAGGCTGCAGTTCTCAAACGGTGTGCCGAGGCATCCCAGGGAGctacagaacacacacacagagggctGTGGAATGGTTTAAGTCTCTGAGGGGTGCATAGAGGTGTGTGTTGGACACTGCATAAATCATTATGCTTAGCTCACTTTGCCCTAACTACCTTACAGAACAGAGCTGGATATTACTTTTGGCCTGGGAAACCTTCCTGAGCCATGAATACCCCAGGTTCTGGTGAAGCTTGGGAACCTCTGCCCTAGGGTGTTGCCAGCACCACTCACCCTGTCATCCCAGCTGGCCGCCTTCTCTGCCTCATCTGTATTGGTGGACAGGGAGGTGGAAGCAGGGGCTAAACGGCCCCCAGGAAGCTGGGGCCCCGTCATCACTGCCGGGGACAAATGGGCAGATTGTCCCTGGCTTGTGTCCCCGGTGAACTGCTCGGACCCTaaagctggggaggaagggagtgcctgggtggctcagtgggttaagcctctgcctttggctcaggtcatgatctcagggtcctgggatcgagccccgtgtcgggctttctgctcagcagggagcctgcttcccacccccctctgcctgcttctctctgtctgtctatTAGAtagataagatctttaaaaaaaaaaaaaagaagctcggGAGGTGGATATTGTCTCAGCCCCACATTACAGGTGAGGATAGCAAGGCCCCGTGACGGATGCCTGAGGTCACAGGGAGAAGGGGTCAGGGCCAGAGCTGATCTCCGAACAGGGATGGGAGGAGACTGGCCAAGAGCAGGGCGCCAACCCAAGTCCCTCATTATCTGCACATCGTGTATTTGGGAGTCCGTGTCCTCTCACTAACATTGATTTGTCcgttcccccccacacacaccagtaCCTGTGACACTCCAGTGCCCTGGGGCAGATGTGCGTAGAGAGGCCACACATTTGAGTCGCCCTCTAGGGACGCTCCAAACCAAGCTCCAACAAGGTGCCACCCTGCCGGCCTTCTGGTTTCGGCTCACGTGCCGCAAAAGCATGTCCTTTTCCTGATTGGTTCAGCGTCACATTTGCtgcattttatgctttttattggGGATTTCACGTCTCAAGGGGCCTGTCACTTCCCAGTGTCCCCAACCACAAGGCTGGAGTGGATGCACCTCGTagagcgagtgtgtgtgtgttgggtgagCTCCATTCGGGCCTGATGGAAAGTGTTAACAGAAACACACAGAACCAGGTTATATGTCAGTCGGTTGACAGCAATATTGTGACCAGAGGTTCACAAGAACCTAACCACGTGTGTCCCCAGGAAGCGGCGGTGTGACACTTGCCTCTGGGCGTTCGCCCCACTTTACAGAATGTAACTCCCGTGAGTAACGGGAACCCACAGTGTCTCCTGGGCCCTGTGCTGAGCCCGGTGCAGCAGGGAGTAGGACCGGCTGTCTCTTCCCTGCGGAGCTCTACGTCACGCAGAGGAGTGGGACCTTGACTCAGTAATCCCGGATAAAGATACCTAGCTAAAATCAGCCCAtcccggggagggggggcggtGGACGCAGCTGGGGGCCAGCTGCACCGTCGGTGGCGACAGCAGCCAGGAGCTGAAGGTTAAGTGGTGTTTGCCCTGTGAGTAGGCCGTGGTGGCATTGGGGATGTTGGGGGGGGTATTccaaggagaggaaatggagagcCGGGTCCTGGGAGCATAGCCCTGAcggccctcccttccccctcctccccaggatCCGGGGTACCAGCTACCAGAGCCCCCACGGCATCCCCATCGACCTACTGGACCGACTGCTCATCGTCTCCACCTCTCCCTACAGTGAGAAGGACACGAAGCAGATCCTCCGCATCCGGTATGGGCCAGGCCACCTGCTGTCCCAGGTTGGGGCCAGGCTGTGGGCCTGAACAGCATGGCTGGCGCCCATCATGTTTggcaagtgggggcagggaggtctGAGGGGGAAGGTCCCTGGGCCTGCAGGAGgtagggctgggctgggcccccCCTAGTGGCCCCCGatctggggatggggaaggagcgGAGGGGCGGGTTTGATTGGAGGTCCGGGGGGATCTCAGGCTGCAGGCCCAGCCGTGCCTCCGAGGCTCTTCTTGCTACACGTTCTGTGGTTCTGAGGAGATCAACTCTGCACATCCCCCAGGATGTCCCACAGCGCCAGGGGGAGATGGGCTGGCCGGGGCAGACATTCGCTGCAGTTGGAACCCGGGCCCTGgctcacccccccaccaccacctgcccaCAGGTGTGAGGAGGAAGACGTAGAAATGAGTGAGGACGCCTACACGGTGCTGACGCGCATCGGGCTGGAGACCTCGCTGCGCTACGCCATCCAGCTCATCACGGCGGCCAGTCTCGTGTGCCGGAAGCGCAAGGTCAGGCCAACAGTAAGCCCCCCAGGGCCAGCCCGAGGGCGTGGAGGGCCCCACTCGCCCCTCCAAGGGCCTGTTGTACATTTTTGGATTTAGTCCcgaactggtttttgttttttttttgtttttttttttcttttttaagaggcTCAAATCGCCTTCCtttaatgtctttcttttttttttttttaagatttttatttatttatttatttgacagagagatcacaagcaggcagagagagaggaggaagcaggctccctgccgagcagagagcctgatgtggggctcgatcccaggactctgagatcatgacctgagccgaaggcagcggctcaacccactgagccacccaggcgccccccccccccctttttttttttttttttagagatttttatttctgaactgGGGTTTTTCAAAGGCCAGAAACATGGGTCTGTGGAGTTCATACCTGTATCTCCCGGCCCAACACAGAGCAGGTGCTCGGGGATGTCTGGGAGCTCCAAGTTAACACCGTCAAGTCCATCTTCCAGATGAAGCCACCCAGGAAGGGAGGGTTTGGGCCCATGGCCAggcgggatttgaacccagaccccAGAGTCTTCACCCTGACCCGCCAGGGGCCCCACTGAGGTGTGGCTGTTGCTCGGCAGGGCACGGAAGTGCAGGTAGATGACATCAAACGGGTCTACTCGCTCTTTCTGGATGAGTCACGCTCCACACAGTACATGAAGGAATACCAGGACGCCTTTCTCTTCAACGAGCTTAGTGAGTGTCCCCCACTGTGCCTGTCCCCAGGGTCACCCACCAGAGGGCAGGCGGGTATCTGATCTGGAGACCTCagtccccgcccccagcccacaCTGACCACCTGGccttccttctccccacagaAGGCGAAACCATGGACACCTCCTGAGCTGATGTCACCCTCGCCCTttccgccccaccccaccctgtttTCTACTAGAGTTCTGACACTGTCACTTTGTATAAAATGGTTCTGAAACTGGACCTattcccccctctctttttttttttagagagagagctcatggggcaggggtggcagtgaggcagaaggagagtgaaagagaatttttttttttaagattttacttatttgacagagacatagtgagagagggaacacaagcagggggagtgggagagggagaaccaggcctcccacctagcagggagcctgatgcagggctcgatcccaggaccctgggatcatgacctgagctgaaggcagatgcttaacccactgagccacccaggcgtccccgagagagagactcttaagcagactccaggatacccagtgtggagtccaatgtggggctccttcccatgaccttgagatcatgacctgagctgaaatcaagaatcagatgctcaaccagcagccacccaggtgccctgaaactgAACCcattctgagtgtgtgtgtgtgtgtgtgtgtgtgtgtgtgtgtgtgtgtttacacacgtACATGCACCCTGAGTCTGACAAAAGACAACCTCAGTGCAGTTTGAGAAGCCTTTAttaggaggggaggaaagaagcaTCTGCTGGCTTCAGGAGTTGGGGTAGGGGGGATCCTTAGAGGAACAGGAGGCCCGGGAGCGAGGGGTGGTCACAGGCCaagggctgggctctgggaccCCCACAGTCGGAGCTGCTGAGGCGGCAGGGCCCGCAGCGACAGCTGAGGGCCACGGGGAAGGAGACCATGGGGTCCACACCAGGCGGGCATCCGGGGAGCTGGATGGAGGCAAAGCGCAGCTCGTGGTAGGTGCACACCGGCTGTGGCATAGGTGGCAGGATGGCTGGCAGCACTCGAACCTGTAGGCCGGGAtaggggggtgggggcatggtCCACCTGTGGTCAGACCCTCCCCTGAGttcccctgctgccccccacaGGTCGCAGACTCAGGTGTCCGGCCAGCAGACCCCCTGTGCTGTCACTCCCACGTGCCCAGCTTGCCCTCCCaattccccagcccctgcccagggGGGCAGGCCACCCTTCCATCCCCAATCCAGCAGGGCTggcccctgctgccccccccccctacTGCTCACCATGCTGGGGCAGTAGCCGGCACAGATGCTGGTGGTGAAGGTGACGCAGACTGGGCAGGCCTCGTTCTCGGCAGCCAGGGTGGCGTTGATGGGCCGGCAGAGTGGCCGTAGTGGCCCCCTGGATGCCCACACCCCACCCACGTtcagcagcagccacagcagcaGCCCCTGGGACAAGGCCAGTGTCTCAGGGCCAGCTGGATCCCCCTACCCTGAGCCCTTACCTTCCCATCCCCTAGACAGGCTCCCCTACCTCGCATCTTCTGCTCGGGACCCATCCCTCCCACTGTGAACCCCTGTTCCATACTTGGGGACCCCAGATACTCCCCAACATTGCATATTCTCCCCCCCCTCAGGCCCTGGTTCACCTGCTTCCCtcctggtgggaagcctgttGGCCATCCACACCCTTCTAGAAGGAAGCCTCCTTCATCGGGTCACAGGACTCTCCCTCTTTGTGCCAGCTATGGCCGGTTGGAGCTGCAAGGTGCCCAGGGGCCCTGCAGTCTTACCTGGAGCGTCTCCATTCTCAGTGCCTTCCCCGTGAGGTTTACCTGGTCTTATACTTGGAGGCTGTGGAGGCGGCAAGGCCACTGGGGGTGGCGGCACGATGGGGTAACCTGGACACTAATCTTTCCGGGGGCGAGAAGCAGAAAAGGTCAGGGAGGTGTGCAGGAGTGGTTCCTTGGAGTGCCCCTTCCCCCCGCTCCCTGAGTGGCTCCCACACCAAGAAGCGGGAGACGCCCACGGGGAAGCTGACTTCACGGCCTCAATCCTCAGGGGCTGGCGAAGTCCTGTACGGGTCCTAGGTAATAGGCCAGAGGGAGCCCTTGGCTTTGACCCCGGCGGTGTAGCCTGGCCTGTGCCCATCATGGTGGGAACCAGGAAAGGCTGAAGGTCAGCCCCTTCCAAGGGCCCTCAATTGGCCGAGACGTCAGCCCCCCTCCACCTGTCAGCCCCCCTCCACCTGCCGTAGACTGAAAGCCATTCCTGTGCCACCGTCTAAACCCTGCGGAGGGGCGTGGCTTCAGTATTGGATTCTGTGGCCGCCGCATGCAGATGCGCCTTCCTTCCGCAAGGGATTCAGCGGGAGCCCCGTTTCCCCCCacacccaggctcccagagccGACACCAGCAACGGGCATGGTTTAGGCTATTTAACTCTGTCGTTGACTAAGAAGCTCTGCCCCCTCTGTGGCAGAGGGCGTATCCCGCCTACGAGCCCACagccccaaagttcatttttctcgctcagctcccacctccctgcccagtccccccccgcccccgtcagCAGTGTGGTCAAGTATGGGGAGTCGCCCCGCCCACGACTGAGTGGGCGGGTCCTGGTCTCACTACCACGTAATGGGCGGGGTTCCCGATCTTAGCCCCGCCCAATGTGCTACCAGTCGCGGTCCTCTAGCTCCGCGCCCGGGGAGGGGGGGCGTGTCCAGGGCGGGGCTGGCGCTGCGGGCTCAGACCCGGGCTGGCTTCATGCTGCCGTAGGTGGAGTTCTCAGTGCGGTAGGCTTGCGGCACGCTGTAGATCCCCGACATCGGCTTCCAGTGGGGGCCGCCCCAGGGCAGCTCCAGCGGGCAGAAACGGTTGAGCCCGAGGAGGGGGTGCAGCGGGGGTCTGTAGGActcctgagccaaagacagcgcCCCGCGGTGTGGCACTGCAGTCGTCACCGGATGGACGTGGGGCACGCGGATCCCTGGCGGCCGAGAGGGGCGCGGACAGGGTGGCCTTTGTGGGTCATGGCCCCAGGCCTGAGGCGTCTTGTTAAAGGTCCAGGAGGTCAGCGAGTCCTTGCGGGGATATCCAGACAACTCCTTCCTGTTGggtgagagaggcaggagagggaaggcaCAGTTGGTTCCTAGGGGCAAGGCTGAGGTTCAGACCTCGCGTTCTGCGGAACCTGTAGACCTGAACTCCTGTGTTTCGAGGCAAAGACACATTTGTAGGATTCGGAGACCCCTCAGGAAGGATAGGGGCTGGGGACCCCCAGCCTGGATTCCTGGGTCCTGGAGGTCCTTAGGGCCTGGAGGTCCTAAGGGCCTGGGATCTGGAGTTTTCGAATCCAAGGGAAGGAGTATCTGGGAACCAAAACAGGCCCCGCCCTGGACCCTCAGGGTCCCGCCCCTGGTCCCGAACCCCTTCTTGGGCAAGCGGCAGGTTTCGTATTCCTGAGAGTTGACACTAAGGAAACCTGGGCGCTAAAAAAGGTAGGGGCTGGGGCCTGAACTTCGGTTTCTTGAGCTTGCgagagctgaaggctgaggctccTGAGTCGGACAAGGGGGAGCCGACACCCGGGTTCGGCGGCCCGCCGTCCTACGTTGGGGGGCGGCGCCGAGCGAGGACCCAGGCTCACTTCGGGTAGGCCCGGAAGTCCTTGGCCGAGGTGGTCAGATAGAGCTGACGGCGGTCCAAGATGCCCTGGTCAGACACTGTGAAAGGCCGGCCGGCCAGCTCGGGGTTCTTTGTCCAAGGGATTAAAGCCTGAGGAGGATCCAGGGAGGAGGGATGAGCAAGAAAGAGGTTTCATTCATTCCAGGCCCTGGGTCGCTAGACTCAGGATTCCGCTTCGACCCAACAGACCCTCACACCCGCCCCGAGAATCCGAATCCTTCCTGACCAATGGCAAGCTAGCGCACTTTAGCTTCGCTCCCCATATCAGAACCCTTATTAGGGTTACTCCAAAATCCAAACACTTGCGGGTCATCGAACACAAAGCCCAGGCcccaaccacaaaaaaaaaaaaaaaaaccttcccagCTCCGCCCGCAGACCCCTGGCTTCCACCTCCCGCCACTGGAATTCAGCCGCACCTCGGGCCACCTTTCCGTTTTGCTCGTCCGCTCCGGGAAAGCCTAGCCCCGCCTCCCGACTTTGGCTCGGAAAGTTCAAGACCCGCCCCCACGTACCGAACGCCCCCGCGCCCGGACCCCCTGCCTCCAAACTCCCTCCTAGACAAGCCCCCGCCCACCCGGGATTTACTGGCGGTGGCCTCAGCCTCAGAGCTGGGATTTCGGTCTCcaggcccctcctcctcctcctgacccTACCTCAAAAGGTCCAAGCTCCACCCCCAGACTCCGTAACCTGATTCCGTTCCAGACCTTTTGTCCACGACCCCAGACTCAAAATTCTCCACCCCAGGGTCTGCTAGCCTGGTCCCTAGCCGCAGAGCCCCTCCGACGCCGCCCCAGGCGCTACAAGCTCTTTCCCATGGTGGCAACGGGTGTTCTCCTCTACCTGGGAAGGGCCTCCGCGAAGGTGCTCCGCAAGCTCCAGGGGCTGGGGCCCGACGTAGAATGTGGGGCGCTGCTGATCCGGGTCGGGCCAGCCCGTGTACTGCGCCCGCATCTCACTGCACTGGTGCTTCGTGATCAGCGGGAGGCGCCAGCCACGGTGTCTGAGCTGCGGGAAGGCGACGCGGAGATCCAACGTGAGGGTGCTCAGTACTCCAGTGCTatccccagctctgtcccctgcGGACCTCTGCATCCCAGCACGTTACCTTTTCGTCTAAATCCTTGATCCCCACAGTCCTCGTGGGGTCCGAAGGCTCTGGGGCCCTAGGCTGTGCGTAGGGCCCGCCGTGCTTCTTAGGCACGTAAGCCGAGCCAGAGGTTGTCTCCCATCTGCTGATGACCTCATCAAAATCCCAGATGTGCAAATCCTGCTTGGCGGCCGGCGGCAGGGGCTCCGCGACCGTGGACTGGGAAGAAGGACGTCAGCTAAAAAGGTCAAGTCTGGCCCGCGAGCCCTGATCTCTCCCAGTCGGTCTCCAaccctttcctccctccagtcCCAGGCATCCAGGTTCCCTGGACCCTCTTTTTTCAGATCCAGGACTCGGGGACACTCCTCCTTCAGTCAGAGTGGAGCCCGCGCCCCAACCCCCTTTTCTCTCGGCAGGTGTCTGGACCCCCAGGCCTCTCCTTCAGACACAGGAGCCTGGGCCCCCAGTCTCCTTCTGGCCAGGAACCTAGGGTCCTCTCACCTGCACAGTGGGCGGGAGAAAGGACACAGGCGGGATAATGTGGTGGGCGACACCACTGCTGGTGAGACGCCATTTGGGCCAGGATCCAGGCACCTCGGCCCCAGAGATTGGGGACCATGGGGGACCGTAGCGCAGAGCTAGGGTCGGACCAGCCATGGTCCCACCGCTGCGGGAGAGCCACGCGGGGGCAGGTTTGTTGTTCCTGTTGCCCCAGGTAACAGAACCCGCCCACCCTGAGCTCAGCCAATGGAAGGCCTGCAGGTGTGTGAATGGTTGGACAGTGTAAGAAAGAGACCCAGGCTCAGAGGGACTGGGACTTTGAGGGAAGGGCACAGAAACTCagagaaatgggggaggggagtcccagagagagagtgaaaggtcgaaagggggaggagggaggaagggggaataGCTCAAATTGTAGGGAattttagagacacagagaacccgGCCTGGGGGAGACGGAGacctggagggggaggaggatggagacCACCCACTGCCATCAGGGAATCCATGAGAAGCAGTTCCCTTTCCTACGGGGTCCCaactctcccagccccctcctccctctgccaggcCTGCCTACCTCAGGGGTAACGATTTCCAGACTTCCCCagggctctccctccctccctgtgtgtgCTGGAGGCGTCAGCCCAGGGCTTGGCCTTCGTCTGTCCTGCCTGCCTTTGATTTTGTTGAAAACTTCCACCTGGATATGGGGGTGGGTGACGAGGGAGAGacccacagacacagacacagacacagggaaaTACTTAGcaagaagagaggggaggggatgtggAAAGAACTTTgatgagaaagaaacacaggcaagaatggataagaaagagtgaatgagaaacagagacagagagctacTGACCCAGAcgcaagagacagagagggaggtgaCAAAAAGGAGAGTGGGAACCACAGACCTAGAAACACAGAGATGTAGAAACAGAGGCAGCTGGAACCGCCCACCCTTACCCTTCCTAGGGACCCAGTCTGTGTTGGCAgaggaatggggggggggtgtctatGGTCTCAGTCCTTAGCCTAAAGCCGGTTCTAaaagatagtgtgtgtgtgtgtgtgtgtgtgtgtgtgtgtgtgtgtgtgtgtgtgttggcaacAGGCTTAAGGTATGGACTGGTGATACATGAAGGGGGTATCCTGAAGGTGTGGTCTACTCCTGACTTCCCTTGTCACTTCCTTACTTTAAAGACCTTTTGGTCAAGGGCTCTGGCTTCTCAGCTCCCAGTAGCTCATCCCACTAACCCATTCTTCagatggggaaaactgaggctaTCTTCTGCAACCTGACCCCAGGTCCCACTGAACCCCTCGTTCAGGCCCCTGGGGCTActtcttttttggattttattggACCATTCAAAGCCTTCCACTGTCCACATGACCCCTGATCCTAGCCAGGAGTCAGGTCAACTGGTCCGAATTTTATACCATACTCAAGCTGGATGATTCTAAGGTCTGTCTCTTTCCCAAGATGAGGTAAAAGCTGGGACAGAAACTCCCCAACAGGGTTAAACTCTCCAGCACCCTGACCTCTTATCATTCAACCTTGCTTGTGCTCCTACTGTGATGGCTAGCTTACTACCTTAAGACAGAACATTCTAAGCCAACACTCTCCCCATGTGACCAAGTAAGATTTCTCATTCAaaccccagctcccagctggtTGCTTATGTGTCCGCTTTTATACTCCCCCACCACTTCTTGATGTATCACTTCCTTGTCACTCTCTCCAGGGTGAGCAAGATGTCCTCCGAGATCAAGCAGTTAGCAACTTAGAAGCCAAGGTTTCTCCAATGGTTAAATCCACCAGAGTTGATCTGACAAATTGTGTATTAGCACTGATAAACGGCAGACACTCAGAAAGTATTggatatcatcatcatcatcctcaagTTCATCC
Coding sequences:
- the RUVBL2 gene encoding ruvB-like 2, with the translated sequence MATVTATTKVPEIRDVTRIERIGAHSHIRGLGLDDALEPRQASQGMVGQLAARRAAGVVLEMIREGKIAGRAVLIAGQPGTGKTAIAMGMAQALGPDTPFTAIAGSEIFSLEMSKTEALTQAFRRSIGVRIKEETEIIEGEVVEIQIDRPATGTGSKVGKLTLKTTEMETIYDLGTKMIESLTKDKVQAGDVITIDKATGKISKLGRSFTRARDYDAMGSQTKFVQCPDGELQKRKEVVHTVSLHEIDVINSRTQGFLALFSGDTGEIKSEVREQINAKVAEWREEGKAEIIPGVLFIDEVHMLDIESFSFLNRALESDMAPVLIMATNRGITRIRGTSYQSPHGIPIDLLDRLLIVSTSPYSEKDTKQILRIRCEEEDVEMSEDAYTVLTRIGLETSLRYAIQLITAASLVCRKRKGTEVQVDDIKRVYSLFLDESRSTQYMKEYQDAFLFNELKGETMDTS
- the LHB gene encoding lutropin subunit beta produces the protein METLQGLLLWLLLNVGGVWASRGPLRPLCRPINATLAAENEACPVCVTFTTSICAGYCPSMVRVLPAILPPMPQPVCTYHELRFASIQLPGCPPGVDPMVSFPVALSCRCGPCRLSSSDCGGPRAQPLACDHPSLPGLLFL
- the LOC125089663 gene encoding uncharacterized protein LOC125089663, which codes for MAGPTLALRYGPPWSPISGAEVPGSWPKWRLTSSGVAHHIIPPVSFLPPTVQSTVAEPLPPAAKQDLHIWDFDEVISRWETTSGSAYVPKKHGGPYAQPRAPEPSDPTRTVGIKDLDEKLRHRGWRLPLITKHQCSEMRAQYTGWPDPDQQRPTFYVGPQPLELAEHLRGGPSQALIPWTKNPELAGRPFTVSDQGILDRRQLYLTTSAKDFRAYPKKELSGYPRKDSLTSWTFNKTPQAWGHDPQRPPCPRPSRPPGIRVPHVHPVTTAVPHRGALSLAQESYRPPLHPLLGLNRFCPLELPWGGPHWKPMSGIYSVPQAYRTENSTYGSMKPARV